TCTTCCCACTTCTCTCCTTGGTTCTGTTGGTCCGAATTAAATAAAAGCCGCCCATGCTTATGTGTCTGTCCGGAATTATCGCGGTAACCTGTGTTTCAGTCAATATGACCAAGCTGCTATCTCTGAAGACTCTGAAGCTGGGTTAGCGCTGCAACTTTGTCGGAATGGGATCTCATATTTCCCTTGATGATAGATGGGATGACGGGTCTGTACCTTCTCCTCGGGTTGCGACGCAGGAAGGCGGCACAGTTCCTGTGTCTCTTCCTCCTCAGTGTAGCTACCGAAAGCTAGCAACCAATTTCTGGAGTAAACAAGGGGAACTTGGCCTTTTACGGAGTCTCCAAAACACAAATtcagtaaacaaaaaaacaaagttgtcCACAAAACAGTCAGCTCCATAATGGGAGAAAACACCAACACACTCGTTTTAAAGAAGAAATAGAGTGGGCGGGCTGCCTGGTCATGCAGAGCTGGAATgtttctccatcatctgcataCCTGTGAACTCTTTACGGCATTGATCTCCCACATTGATCTCCAGAGTTtccagctgcagcagaacctTCTTATAATCTCGGAGTGCCTGTTTACTTTTCCTCCTGCACAAAACATAAGCAGAACGCTAATGAGTAACCAACACTTGTCACATGGATGCAAAACAGCTGGTTCTGAGGAAACCAGAGAAACTCAAAACCCAACCAGCTGGTTAGGACAGACCAACAGAGGACTACCTGTACATAAGAATGACAACCAACACCAACAGGATGATGACAGCAGCTCCAGTGCCCAGACTGATCTGAGCCGCCAGTGGGATGGGGGACAACAACGAGTCACTGTCGTACTGAACCGGTCCCAGGTCCACCTGCAGGTTTCCCATGAATACCTGAGACAGGTAGACAGGAGGGAGACAGTTGCTACAGTTGCTCCTGGTTCATGAATCCTTCTGATTTAGATCAAATTTATCTGAGAGATTCCAGTGTGTTCATGTTAATGATAAATGATAATAATACCACAGGGTACATTGCTCGACTACATTTGCAATTACAGCCACTTTTAAAACACCACAATGTTCTTACCAGCTCAGGAAAAAATCCAAATTAAGACAatatttgtgcttttattttgggtACTTACCTGTAGAATGGCTGGGAGAAAGGTCAGCTTGTCTGCTGTATTTCCTGCACAAAACTCACTTTATTCTAGTAGTTTTGATGgactttcagttttattcttacATTTATAGCAAAGCTAAAAGCGCTTAATCAAGTTTAAAGCAAGGGGGCTAGCATTCCCTACACAATTGGGTCCTGTACGGGGACAACAGCTGAACTACCTCActttctctctcacacacagacacagacacacacacacacacacacacacagacacacacacacacacacacacagacacacacacacacagacacacacacacacacacacacacacacacatccttgtTAAACTCCCACTGCAGGACCGCAAGTAGTTGACTGGGTTGTGGGGTCCACCCATTCTAGTGGTCCTAGAACTATGAAAAAAATCAGGCAGATcccaaaaaaaatctacataTTAAAAGTCACGTTCAATATGCAAaatttcaaactttattttacatgTCTGTTTTTCAATCACATGTGGGGCCAGTTTCTAACATTCATACTTTGCAGGACCCACCTTCACACACGTTTGATTTTTAGTCAGTTATGGGGCTTGCTTTTAATGTTCGAACGTTAAGAGGTCCATCTTTACACACATAATTTTTTTAGCCAGTTATGGGGCttgcttttaacatttaactCTTGTTAGGCCTTCATAAAGATTTGCTTTATCTTTAAATTAGGATCTATCAAATTCAATCCCAACCCTAATCTAACCCAAACATGCATTTGTCAAGACTTGATTGTTTAATGggaaaaaaccttaaaattttGTTAGTGTTATTAATCCTTTCATCTGGCTTAATAGACTAGATATATATTGAAATGTGCATTCTTAAGTACATCTGTCATTATTCGATTGTGGTGCATTTTTCCTAGTCACAGCCTTAATATTCTTCCATTTGTTTAGGCATACAGGtcaattttttatatatttacaatcTTCATTTTAGCCAACTATAAAATACACATGATTTACTATTAATCATGAACTGCTTGAGTCAAAATTTAAAATGGACACATTACAAATGTAGCCACTGAATAAAGGAACTTTATTTTgcacatgttttatttcaacattttagcACTGAATGTGCCATTTAAACATTTCCCATATTTCTTCCTCAGAACATGTatcaataaactgaaatatacTTTGTTTGAACTttgtccataaaaattacaaacaaatagtaaagaactggtgaaacaggaCCAGCCATGTGTTTCTACCTCTGTTCAGGGAAGCTCTGTCactcatattttctcctcatgGTGGTTATTCTGTTTTTGACAAAGTACTTAACTGCTCTCCAGTCTCTTTTACTCAGTGCTTGTGGTTCTGCAGCAATGCATCTCTCACAGTCAAGCTTACCAGGAACCTGATTTGTCAATATGTACTtccttaaatgtttatttacagcAGCACATTCCTCTGGGGTCCAGCTTCTTTTCACAACTTTTTCTTTACCTAAGGGCATAAAAAGAGCACAATTTAGTTTACAACTTCATTAGAACAAAACTGCACAGAGGATACATTCACTTTATGTACAATAATCCCACAATATCATTTAAATGagatattttaataattcaacTATCTTTGTCAATAGTAATGAGCCTacagtaaaaaaacaagtaaatcagtttatttctggGATATTAATCAGTCAGTGTCACTGCTGGTACAGGCAGTCAAACTCCACCAGGAGAGCACATCATCGATATGCAAATTTGCCAACAGGTAAATTTGAtgcaaagatttttttctgtcttgagGTAGATGTGTCATGTACATTACCCCTATTTAATAATAGATGGAAACGAACATCTCACAAATAATCCAATTTAACAATGACGTGAAACCCACCTGAGAAGGGGcgcattaatttgcattttacgACAAAATTCAAAAGTTTAGACCTGACATGTCTAAGTAAAAAAAGTCAAGTGGTTAATACATTTTGCTTCGGTCATTTAAATCTTAGTAAGCAGTAAATGTGAGGATAATTAGAATATTGATACTGTAGTAATAATTGGACCATTTAAAAGCAATCATGATGAAGTTATGTATTGAAGAGGATTACTCCAAACTCACCACTCTTTTTGGCAGACCTTTCGTTACTTTGGCTGCTAGAGGTGGGGGTACAAGAGGTCACTTCGTTGACTTCTGGCATCAGCCCATCTGAATTTGTGACTTTGAAGTACAGAAAAGAACAGGTTAAACTCATCTTATTAGAACAGCAAACACGCTGATCAAGGGCATAGATATCAACAGcgaactaaagaaaaaaaaccaaaaaaccttCTATTTACACTTGTGTTCATAAAGAGTTATTTATTACAATCAAGTCCTGTAGAACCAATCTTGTTTGAATCAAATTTGGATGTTAGTAAATACTAGGCAGGATCAGATATAAATGTAATGGACTTGTAATATTAGTTAAAAGTGgtggtattaaaaaaaaatgaataaaaatcaatgTTGAAGAAGAGTACTAACCCCAAACTGCAGTTTTACAAGCTCACCTTTCTTTTTGGTCAAGTTTTCCTGACTTAAGCCACTGGATGTGGGGATACAAGGTGTCTCTTCAGAAGCTTCTGGAtcttctgaaatattaattttaggaacataaaaaactgtttaaactttcAATGATCTACAGTACTTTAACAGTTCATGTACGCACGTGGACgcctcagttaatgaaagaaaaacccacaatggtcacaaaaataacttgaatctgacaaagttaatcataaataaaaaattatatgaaaatgaacaaattaaagtcagacaatgcttttcaaacatgcttcaacagaattatttaaacaaataaagtcatgaaacaggcctggacaaaaatgatggtacccctgaaaataatgtgaccaaagggacgtgTTAAATcgaggtgtgtccattaattaacatcacaggtgtctacattcttgtaatcagtcagtgggcctatatatagggttacaggtagtcactgtgctatttggtgacatggtgtgtaccacactcaacatggatcagaggaagcgaaggaaagcgttgtctcaggagattaggaagaaaattatagacaagcatggtaaaggtaaaggttataagaccatctccaagcagcttcatgttatgactacagttgcacatattcagaaatttaagatccatgggactgtagccaacctccctggacatGGCCACAGGAGGAAAatttatgacaaaacaaagagactgaTAATACAAatggtaacaaaagagcccagaaaaacttctaaagagattaaaggtgaacttaaagctcaaggaacatcagtgtcagattgcACCATCcaacgttgtttgaggcaaagtggacttaatgggagacgaccaaggagaacaccatctttgaaaaatcataaaaaagccagactggaatttgccaaactacatgttgacaagccacaaagcttgtGGGacaatgtcctatggacagatgagacaaaaactatACTTtctggcaaggcacatcagctctatgtttgcagatggaaaaatttaagcatatgaagaaaagaacactgtccctactgtgaaacatggaggagtctgttatgttctggggctactttgctgcatctggcacagggtatcttgaatctgtgcaggtataatgaaatctcaagactatcaggGGATTCTAGAGATAAATGTGCTggccagtgtcagaaagcttggtctcagtcgcaggtcatgggtcttgcaacaggataataacccaaaaaacacagatagaggaaaacattggactattctgaagtggccttctatgagcccttaCCTAAATCCTATTAAGCATATTTGGAAGgtgctgaaacatgccgtctggaaaaggtaCCCTTCAAAaatgagacaactggagcagtttgctcatgaggagtgggctaAAATACCTTCTGAGAGGGACAGAAGTCTcactgacagttataggaatcctttgattgcagtgattgcttCAAAAGGTtgagcaacaaaatattaagttaagggttcCATCGTTTtggtccaggcctgtttcatgagtttatttttttaaataattctgttgaaggaTGTTTGAAAGCAGTGTCTGACTTTCATGtgctcattttcatagaatatttattcattattacctttgtcagatttaagttatttctgtgacctttgttggtttttctttcattaaccgaggggtaccaacaattttg
This DNA window, taken from Girardinichthys multiradiatus isolate DD_20200921_A chromosome 1, DD_fGirMul_XY1, whole genome shotgun sequence, encodes the following:
- the LOC124873370 gene encoding uncharacterized protein LOC124873370 isoform X3 codes for the protein MDGSSQEKVDMPDGTENGTNLSSQEEDPEASEETPCIPTSSGLSQENLTKKKVTNSDGLMPEVNEVTSCTPTSSSQSNERSAKKSGKEKVVKRSWTPEECAAVNKHLRKYILTNQVPGKLDCERCIAAEPQALSKRDWRAVKYFVKNRITTMRRKYE